In the Mycosarcoma maydis chromosome 6, whole genome shotgun sequence genome, one interval contains:
- a CDS encoding putative nuclear transport factor has translation MEQIAQQFTDFYYSTFDSDRNALVNLYRANSMLTFEGSQVQGAPAIVEKLTSLPFQKVQHKVETRDAQPTGDGNSLVVLVTGTLAVDDGGIPLKFSQTFTLNPENGSFYVFNDVFRLNYG, from the exons ATGGAGCAGATCGCACAGCAATTCACCGACTTCTACTATTCCACTTTCGACTCGGATCGAAATGCGCTCGTCAACCTTTAC CGAGCCAACTCGATGCTGACTTTCGAAGGGTCGCAGGTACAAGGTGCACCGGCGATTGTCGAGAAGCTTACCAGCCTACCTTTCCAGAAGGTGCAGCACAAAGTCGAGACGCGCGATGCGCAACCTACAGGCGATGGCAATTCTCTCGTTGTCCTCGTCACGGGCACATTGGCTGTCGATGACGGTGGGATCCCGTTGAAGTTTTCGCAGACGTTTACACTGAACCCTGAAAACGGCAGCTTCTACGTGTTCAACGACGTCTTCCG TCTCAACTACGGTTAA
- a CDS encoding bifunctional hydroxyethylthiazole kinase/thiamine-phosphate diphosphorylase (related to thiamine-phosphate diphosphorylase / hydroxyethylthiazole kinase), with protein MSAPSFIDKARVDYSVYLVTGRELLPAGVDYYESLELSLSQNNVTVVQIREKHAETDKFLEIARRSLAICDKYDVPMLINDNLSVCLSLPERVGLHIGQEDIPVSEARRILGEKRLLGVSVKTVEQAKVAMKQGKVDYVGVGPCYGTLSKAGITEDKVIGCAGAQKIVAELKKQEKRLPCVLIGGLNQKTAARTLFGATSAVNAPDGIAVISAIVGRTDSDVAAKELADVVGKFKAGVIASTGSSSNGVASSFALPPSTAQAKKDVEWYKSAIANLLSFHREASQGPPLIQTITSHVSSTMSANLALAFSSSPIMSHEAAEAADLSLAIGALVLNIGTISPASLEGMHVAGTCANRNLKPVVLDPVGGGATQFRKDVVRGLLNATQVTLLKGNAAELASIAGKSDQVKSRGVDSGAGALKDAVGLVKSLAQKERCLVLLSGKKDYLTDGQTVITSDNGHPLLGAITGSGCALGVTVGAGLAAACNLAKSQSGDTDVRSLGNTIVAHGHVDLLVGALTGLLAMTIASEKAAARDDVKGPGTFIPALQDELAAISAADIHRYAKIDIVTS; from the coding sequence ATGTCGGCTCCATCGTTTATAGACAAAGCACGCGTCGACTACTCGGTGTATCTCGTCACGGGTCGAGAACTTCTCCCGGCAGGAGTCGACTACTATGAATCACTCGAGCTGTCTCTTTCGCAGAACAATgtcacagtcgtccagATTCGCGAAAAGCATGCCGAGACCGACAAGTTTCTCGAAATTGCACGTAGATCGCTTGCCATCTGCGACAAATACGACGTGCCAATGCTGATCAACGACAATCTCTCGGTATGCTTATCACTACCCGAACGTGTAGGACTGCACATTGGGCAGGAAGATATCCCCGTTTCCGAGGCGAGAAGAATTCTAGGCGAAAAGAGACTGTTAGGAGTATCTGTCAAGACGGTAGAGCAGGCGAAAGTGGCGATGAAACAAGGCAAAGTGGACTACGTCGGCGTGGGACCGTGTTACGGTACATTGAGTAAGGCGGGAATTACTGAGGACAAGGTGATTGGGTGCGCAGGTGCACAGAAGATCGTTGCTGAGTTGAAGAAGCAGGAAAAGAGGCTGCCATGTGTTCTGATCGGCGGCTTGAATCAGAAAACCGCAGCGAGGACGCTGTTTGGTGCAACGAGCGCAGTAAATGCTCCTGATGGGATTGCAGTCATTTCGGCTATTGTGGGTAGAACGGACTCGGATGTGGCCGCAAAGGAACTTGCTGACGTTGTGGGCAAGTTCAAGGCAGGTGTCATTGCTTCTACTGGATCCTCTTCTAATGGTGTGGCTTCGTCGTTCGCCCTCCCTCCTTCAACGGCTCAAGCAAAAAAGGACGTCGAGTGGTACAAAtccgccatcgccaaccTGCTCTCCTTCCATCGCGAAGCTTCCCAAGGCCCACCGCTCATCCAGACAATTACATCGCATGTCTCCTCAACCATGTCCGCCAACCTCGCGCTTGCATTCTCCTCGTCGCCGATCATGTCGCACGAAGCCGCAGAAGCGGCTGATCTCAGCCTCGCCATCGGCGCGCTTGTTCTCAACATTGGTACTATCTCCCCCGCCTCACTTGAAGGAATGCACGTCGCAGGAACCTGTGCCAATCGCAATCTCAAACCTGTAGTTCTCGATCCTGTTGGTGGCGGAGCAACTCAATTCCGCAAGGACGTTGTTCGAGGGCTCCTCAACGCTACCCAGGTGACACTACTCAAGGGAAACGCGGCCGAGTTGGCCAGCATTGCGGGCAAATCGGATCAAGTCAAAAGTCGAGGTGTGGATTCCGGCGCTGGTGCTCTTAAAGACGCAGTTGGTCTAGTCAAATCTCTGGCGCAGAAAGAACGATGTTTGGTTTTGTTGTCTGGCAAGAAAGACTATCTCACCGATGGACAGACGGTCATTACGAGTGACAATGGTCACCCGTTGCTTGGTGCGATTACTGGATCGGGTTGCGCACTAGGCGTTACGGTGGGTGCTGGTCTAGCGGCAGCCTGCAATCTGGCCAAATCACAATCTGGCGATACAGACGTGCGGTCACTAGGAAACACTATCGTCGCCCACGGTCACGTAGAtttgctcgtcggcgcATTGACAGGTCTGTTGGCCATGACCATCGCAAGCGAAAAAGCTGCAGCAAGAGACGACGTCAAGGGTCCAGGAACCTTCATCCCTGCATTGCAAGATGAGTTGGCCGCAATCTC
- a CDS encoding uncharacterized protein (related to FAR11 - protein involved in recovery from cell cycle arrest in response to pheromone), with protein sequence MSNPSTQTQPQAGSLDSVTLGQLRNLIVVDKPKSRQYDFPLNADADSMQNEIDEFYSYVEVPQTAENRAAWEEWCALPINLRNNGYSSTSSDLARQPSTSSAHAQQAQHTEALGLGLNLNSDTPVDPPSNRRSRDRRPSLAEPLLGQWTTLGSATRRRILQSLLSTLEVRDPEARFRASRALLYLLQGAFADTAGPPHQLHWLNENARMVRSLGGLGEIYSAIKLASWKHDYLSSLPDHIPAHEPSRAGQHGPANAPLLTPEAKLEYLDEINLELALHFAQLYSLLESSRGQDEWGDELMSLDPPLPIFLFGLVASLREKSAKGYPVKKLLLLLWKSLLSCFGGIKDVERCKLLAREIEGLGPIDTSAKRNVLKSDPLDFQDFQHEISVKYPTFEPPKCQDNDLPLDKLASAIHPIPPRKPFNNHMDAYDRGYPAGPQQGPNGMLPGTPAPSPPPSPKPNKAKYQTDQTRPFIFPYGRQVHGPGRLVPRSIDEASKLYTEHMHVSLELWQTWRVREQCIQEESGVSNAADGTRIGLGVKQSAAKAFVNRTDAASSSQGSRSPVSSEAFPNRSISERTFKVKGEATYEHLVEIEEDIEAELRAVEADHMLAALDNPRHTELIDQLAQKRADVRRLQRVDQLYRAVLPQLQSSVIVLLKLLLATVTSINTNSAHAAAIAEGAAIDEAPPPTLEDVDVARHREILTKAVSAILLLCLKWFKASHVMKFNYLSQVLVDSNVLLLILKIFGLQEIAHGVKTKNEADNFRFFNYCYLNGGREARGARAEDSLMSRHNIIGPVAINPGTTSPPPGKVTTMPDGTEIEVVSDYSWRNFFSSINFTRILQKLTKRKVHRILLLVQYKSSAILKRSLKVPHPGLELYVLKVIKSQIPFCGRKWRQSNMRVITSIYLNCRPDLRDEWLSGSDVEADVEDSLPQEQALRSLVKFYNHTRFGPPLGTHGEAGQGHKRSMSTSADRHQHEQHQQGGQQQQHEQHQAGQYHHQQQQLLQGQQAGQSQQSQSQDPSQQASQQQGGTGGSSNGDGSGNGSNEQGSHPAALSPTRTSYGPSFFESDVLPPLRRSHQTSAPGGYIPDDVVEGYLDTYEDVLGEVFGENVFYPSGEAGHDGTGGKEGDAQDGQGDASDSGWSSGKWGLTAQGSSTAWARLGEILGETPDSDTSSLHSADSSSIADSSSATDDADGVRDENRNDWEHLSPKEMRYLSSGVLSPPSPSPIPLMGRQQPSPLHSPRMGHSPLSGGSAVDMTPGSPVRPFTISGVAANGGGSGSRPGSRRNSRSNSDSSPLRPVLTDWKNDDELDELDLLAKTEMEQVDEGDGEEDMVGVAGEGPLPLQHRKAGGIDEVEHIFGT encoded by the coding sequence ATGTCGAACCCATCCACGCAGACTCAGCCACAAGCTGGTTCGCTCGATTCGGTCACTCTTGGCCAGCTGCGTAACCTGATTGTTGTCGACAAGCCCAAATCGCGCCAATACGATTTTCCCCTAAATGCCGACGCCGATTCGATGCAGAACGAAATCGACGAATTCTACTCGTATGTAGAAGTGCCTCAGACCGCCGAGAACAGAGCTGCATGGGAGGAGTGGTGTGCCCTGCCCATCAATCTTCGCAACAATGGCTATTCTTCCACAAGCTCGGATCTTGCTCGACAACCTTCTACCTCCTCcgctcacgctcaacagGCGCAGCACACAGAAGCGCTAGGTCTTGGACTCAATCTTAACAGTGACACCCCTGTCGACCCACCATCCAACCGACGCAGCCGAGACAGACGACCCAGCCTGGCGGAACCTTTGCTGGGACAGTGGACCACCCTTGGCAGTGCTACGCGCCGCCGCATCCTCCAGTCACTTCTATCGACGCTCGAAGTGCGAGATCCCGAAGCAAGGTTCCGCGCCTCGCGTGCCTTGCTATATCTACTCCAAGGCGCTTTTGCCGACACCGCCGGTCCTCCGCATCAGCTCCATTGGCTGAATGAAAATGCACGCATGGTCCGATCGCTTGGCGGTCTCGGCGAAATTTACTCGGCCATCAAGCTAGCCAGCTGGAAACACGACTATCTCAGCTCGCTGCCTGACCACATCCCTGCGCACGAGCCCAGTCGAGCAGGTCAACATGGTCCCGCCAACGCACCCCTCCTCACACCAGAGGCCAAGCTTGAGTacctcgacgagatcaacctcgagctcgcccTCCACTTTGCACAGCTCTATTCGCTCCTCGAGAGTTCCAGAGGCCAGGATGAATGGGGCGATGAGCTCATGAGCCTCGATCCGCCTCTTCCCATCTTTCTATTTGGCTTGGTCGCCTCATTGCGCGAAAAAAGTGCCAAGGGTTACCCGGTCAAGAAGCTTCTTCTCTTACTCTGGAAGTCGCTCCTCTCATGCTTCGGTGGCATcaaagatgtcgagcgATGCAAGCTCTTGGCCCGTGAGATTGAGGGTCTTGGTCCCATAGACACGTCGGCCAAACGCAACGTGCTCAAGTCCGATCCCCTCGATTTCCAAGACTTTCAGCACGAGATCTCGGTCAAGTATCCCACTTTCGAGCCACCAAAGTGCCAGGATAACGACCTTCctctcgacaagcttgccAGCGCTATCCATCCCATCCCACCTCGTAAGCCCTTCAACAACCACATGGATGCCTACGATCGCGGCTATCCAGCTGGCCCACAGCAAGGCCCCAACGGCATGCTCCCCGGCACGCCTGCTCCATCACCACCTCCCTCGCCCAAGCCGAACAAGGCGAAATATCAGACCGATCAGACCCGACCCTTTATCTTTCCCTACGGCCGCCAAGTTCACGGTCCGGGTCGTTTGGTGCcgcgcagcatcgatgaAGCGTCCAAGTTGTACACCGAGCACATGCATGTCAGTCTTGAGCTATGGCAGACGTGGCGCGTGCGTGAACAGTGCATTCAAGAAGAAAGTGGTGTCAGCAATGCCGCCGACGGTACTCGCATCGGTCTCGGCGTCAAGCAATCCGCTGCCAAGGCCTTTGTCAATCGCACCGAcgccgcctcctcctcgcaAGGCAGTCGAAGCCCCGTCAGCTCGGAAGCTTTTCCCAACAGAAGCATCTCGGAGCGCACCTTTAAAGTCAAAGGTGAAGCCACATACGAGCATCTCGTTGAGATTGAAGAGGACATCGAGGCGGAACTGCGTGCCGTCGAGGCTGATCACATGCTTGCGGCGCTTGACAATCCACGCCATACGGAGCTCATCGATCAGCTGGCGCAGAAACGCGCCGACGTTCGACGTTTGCAGCGCGTTGACCAGCTGTACCGCGCCGTGCTACCGCAACTCCAGTCCAGCGTGATCGTGCTTCTCaagcttcttcttgcgaCAGTTACTTCGATCAACACCAATTCGGCTCACGCTGCAGCCATTGCTGAAGgcgctgccatcgacgaaGCGCCTCCTCCAACGCTCGAAGACGTCGATGTGGCACGACATCGCGAAATTCTCACCAAGGCTGTCTCGGCGATCCTACTCCTGTGCCTCAAATGGTTCAAAGCGAGCCACGTAATGAAATTCAACTACCTTTCACAGGTGTTAGTTGACAGTAacgtcttgctgctcatcttgaAGATCTTTGGTCTGCAAGAGATCGCGCACGGCGTCAAGACCAAAAACGAAGCTGACAATTTCCGCTTCTTCAACTATTGCTATCTCAATGGAGGCAGGGAAGCTCGCGGAGCTCGGGCAGAAGACTCGCTCATGTCGCGCCACAACATCATCGGTCCTGTCGCCATCAATCCTGGAACAACGTCTCCGCCACCCGGAAAAGTCACCACCATGCCAGATGGGACCGAAATCGAAGTCGTCAGCGACTATTCTTGGCGAAATTTTTTCTCGAGCATCAACTTTACTCGCATCCTGCAGAAGTTGACGAAGCGAAAGGTGCATCGAATTTTGCTGCTCGTTCAGTACAAGAGCTCAGCGATCCTCAAGAGATCGTTGAAAGTGCCGCATCCGGGGTTGGAGCTGTATGTGCTGAAAGTGATCAAGAGCCAGATCCCGTTTTGCGGGAGGAAATGGAGGCAGAGCAACATGCGGGTGATCACAAGTATCTATCTAAACTGTAGGCCGGATTTACGAGATGAATGGTTGAGTGGGAGCGATGTTGAGGCTGACGTGGAGGATTCGTTGCCTCAAGAGCAGGCGTTAAGGTCGTTGGTCAAGTTTTACAATCACACGAGATTTGGGCCACCGCTTGGGACACATGGAGAAGCGGGACAAGGTCACAAACGGTCGATGAGCACGAGTGCGGATCGACACCAAcacgagcagcatcagcaaggaggccaacagcagcagcatgagcagcatcaagcaGGACAgtaccaccaccagcagcagcagctacTGCAAGGACAACAAGCGGGGCAGTCgcaacagtcacagtcacaagaCCCTTCGCAGCAAGCATCGCAGCAACAAGGAGGCACCGGTGGTTCTTCGAATGGCGATGGTAGCGGCAACGGCAGTAACGAGCAAGGCTCGCATCCAGCAGCACTTTCGCCGACACGCACATCCTACGGTCCGTCATTCTTCGAGAGCGATGTGTTGCCACCATTGCGTCGATCGCACCAGACATCTGCGCCTGGAGGCTACATTCCCGACGACGTAGTTGAAGGATATCTTGACACGTACGAGGATGTATTGGGTGAGGTGTTTGGCGAGAATGTCTTCTACCCTTCCGGCGAAGCTGGACACGATGGTACGGGTGGTAAGGAAGGCGATGCTCAAGATGGACAAGGTGACGCCAGCGACTCTGGTTGGAGCTCGGGTAAGTGGGGATTGACTGCGCAGGGATCGTCCACCGCCTGGGCAAGGCTGGGTGAGATTTTGGGCGAAACCCCGGATTCCGATACGTCGAGTCTTCACTCTGCAgattcgagctcgatcgccgactcgagctctgcTACTGACGATGCGGACGGTGTGAGGGACGAGAACCGTAATGATTGGGAACATCTTTCGCCCAAAGAAATGCGCTATCTTTCCTCGGGAGTTTTATCTCCGCCTTCGCCATCGCCCATCCCCTTGATGGGTAGGCAACAACCCTCGCCCCTGCATTCGCCTCGCATGGGCCACTCTCCACTTTCCGGAGGATCCGCCGTAGACATGACACCGGGATCTCCGGTACGGCCATTTACGATCTCTGGTGTGGCAGCCAACGGTGGTGGCAGTGGAAGTCGTCCGGGTAGCAGAAGGAACAGTAGGAGCAACTCGGACTCGAGCCCGTTGAGACCTGTGCTTACGGACTGGaagaacgacgacgagttggacgaACTGGATCTGTTGGCCAAGACGGAGATGGAGCAGGTGGATGAGGGagatggcgaggaagaCATGGTAGGCGTGGCGGGTGAGGGTCCtctgccgctgcagcaTAGGAAGGCGGGTGGCATTGATGAGGTCGAACATATCTTTGGTACGTGA
- a CDS encoding uncharacterized protein (related to multidrug resistant protein) has product MSETARASISSHTSILLNASPSKPSPTASQLEQRGAVIEKPQQDSSQPQPFTSARTTDHKLLDANLVTWATDDPSNPFNWPYRRKIMLLSVVTACAFCVTNTSSIISNAYQGIQDEFHISRTVAILGLSLFVIGLGIGPMLLGPLSEFYGRRPVYLVSYTAFTLLGLPVSFANNLAVFLVFRFLTGFCGSAFLSVAGGSVSDIFAPTDIFVPMSIYTNGPFLGPVAGPLLSGFINQHTNWRWTFWTINIWSSVMLAILVLFGPETYAPALLAARAKRSRKQTGNQELYAEHERIVASKSLVRTIVISTTRPFQLLVREVMLLLLCLWSALLLGVLYLFFVAFPIVFEAHGFNLQEIGLSFLGIGIGMVIAVLTMPYWARHYTHLVQTKGNGVAEPEFRLPVAMVGAVCLPIGMFWFAFTTYASIHWIVPILGTVVFGFGISYIYTSVFTYTTHAYRPVAASAMAANSFCRSSWAAAFPLIAKPMYDRMTTPGATAFLAGLNVLMIPVPFVFYRYGKKIRAKSQFTHT; this is encoded by the coding sequence ATGTCGGAAACGGCTCGTGCTAGCATCAGCTCGCACACCTCGATTCTCTTGAATGCTTCTCCCTCAAAACCGTCTCCGACCGCTTCGCAACTAGAGCAGCGCGGCGCTGTCATCGAAAAGCCTCAACAAGACTCTTCACAACCACAACCGTTTACATCTGCCCGTACCACCGACCACAAGCTCCTCGACGCCAACTTGGTAACATGGGCCACCGACGACCCCTCCAACCCATTCAACTGGCCCTATCGTCGCAAGATCATGCTGCTCTCTGTGGTCACGGCTTGTGCCTTTTGTGTCACAAACACCTCCTCCATCATCAGCAATGCTTACCAAGGCATCCAGGACGAATTCCACATTTCTCGAACAGTCGCCATCCTCGgtctctcgctcttcgtcatcggccTTGGAATCGGACCCATGCTTCTTGGCCCGCTCTCGGAATTCTACGGTCGTCGTCCTGTCTACTTGGTCTCGTACACCGCATTCACCTTGCTCGGATTGCCGGTGAGCTTTGCGAACAACCTCGCTGTCTTTCTAGTCTTTCGCTTCCTCACCGGCTTCTGTGGTTCCGCCTTCCTGAGCGTAGCAGGCGGCAGTGTCAGCGACATCTTTGCGCCCACCGACATCTTTGTTCCCATGTCTATCTACACCAACGGCCCCTTCTTGGGTCCGGTTGCAGGTCCACTGTTGAGTGGCTTCATCAACCAACATACCAATTGGAGATGGACATTTTGGACCATCAACATCTGGTCGAGCGTGATGCTGGCTATCCTTGTCTTGTTCGGTCCGGAAACATATGCTCCTGCTTTACTCGCCGCGCGAGCCAAGAGATCACGCAAGCAGACGGGTAACCAAGAGCTGTATGCCGAGCACGAACGAATCGTTGCCAGTAAATCCCTGGTCAGGACCATCGTAATTTCCACGACCAGACCTTTCCAACTTCTCGTCCGTGAAGTGATGCTTTTGCTCCTCTGTCTTTGGTCGGCCTTGTTGCTGGGAGTTCTCtacctcttcttcgtcgcttTTCCCATCGTGTTTGAAGCGCACGGATTCAACCTGCAAGAAATCGGGCTGTCCTTCCTCGGCATCGGAATCGGCATGGTCATCGCCGTCCTGACCATGCCCTATTGGGCACGTCACTACACCCACCTCGTGCAGACCAAAGGTAACGGTGTTGCCGAACCCGAATTCCGTCTACCTGTCGCTATGGTCGGAGCCGTGTGTCTGCCGATCGGCATGTTCTGGTTTGCATTCACCACGTACGCTTCCATCCACTGGATCGTCCCGATCCTCGGAACGGTCGTGTTCGGATTCGGAATTAGCTACATATACACTTCAGTGTTTACCTATACCACGCATGCCTACAGACCAGTCGCTGCAAGCGCTATGGCTGCCAACAGCTTCTGCAGGAGCTCTTGGGCTGCTGCGTTCCCGTTGATCGCCAAACCAATGTATGATCGCATGACCACGCCCGGTGCCACCGCGTTCTTGGCTGGTCTCAACGTCTTGATGATCCCTGTCCCGTTCGTCTTTTATCGGTACGGTAAAAAGATCCGCGCCAAAAGTCAGTTCACTCATACCTAG